A window of Variovorax sp. HW608 genomic DNA:
GCCACGTCGACCACGGCAAGACCTCGCTGCTGGACTACATCCGCCGCACCAAGGTCGCCGCGGGCGAAGCCGGTGGCATCACGCAGCACATCGGTGCCTATCACGTGCAGACGGATCGCGGCATGGTCTCGTTCCTGGATACCCCGGGCCACGAGGCGTTCACCGCCATGCGTGCGCGCGGCGCCCAGGCGACCGACATCGTGATCCTGGTGGTCGCCGCGGACGACGGCGTCATGCCGCAGACCAAGGAAGCCATCAAGCACGCGAAGGCCGCCAAGGTGCCGATCGTGGTGGCGATCAACAAGATCGACAAGCCCGATGCCAACCTCGACCGCGTCAAGCAGGAACTGGTGGCCGAGGAAGTCGTGCCCGAAGAGTACGGCGGCGACACGCCGTTCGTGCCCGTGTCCGCCAAGACGGGGCAGGGCGTGGACGACCTGCTCGAGCAGGTCCTGCTCCAGGCTGAAATCCTGGAACTCAAGGCGCCGGTGGATGCCGCCGCCAAGGGTCTGGTCATCGAAGCGCAGCTCGACAAGGGCCGCGGTCCGGTGGCGACGGTGCTGGTGCAGTCCGGTACGTTGAAGACCGGCGACGTGGTGCTCGCGGGTTCGACCTACGGGCGCGTTCGCGCCATGATCGACGAGGACGGCAAGCCCGTGAAGACCGCCGGCCCGTCGATCCCCGTCGAAATCCAGGGCCTGACGGAAGTGCCGCAAGCCGGCGACGAGTTCATGGTGATGGGCGACGAGCGCCGCGCGCGCGAGATCGCGACCTATCGCGCGGGCAAGTTCCGCAACACCAAGCTCGCGAAGCAGCAGGCGGCCAAGCTGGAGAACATGTTCGCGGACATGACCGCCGGCGAAGTCAAGACGGTGCCGATCATCATCAAGGCCGACGTCCAGGGCTCGCAGGAAGCGCTCGCGCAATCCCTGCTCAAGCTCTCGAACGAAGAGGTCAAGGTGCAGGTCGTGTATGCCGCCGTGGGTGGCATCAGCGAATCGGACATCAACCTCGCGATCGCTTCCAAGGCGATGGTCATCGGCTTCAACGTGCGTGCCGATGCCGGCGCGCGCAAGCACGCCGAAGGCAACAACATCGAGATCCACTACTACAGCATCATCTACGACGCGGTGGACGACCTGAAGACGGCGATGGCCGGCATGCTGGCTCCGGAGCGGCGCGAAGAGGTCATCGGTTCGGCCGAGATCCGCACCGTGTTCGTGGCGTCCAAGATCGGTACGGTTGCGGGCTGTATGGTCACCTCGGGTTCGGTCAACCGCAACGCGCATTTCCGCCTGTTGCGCGACAACGTGGTGATCTACACCGGCGAGCTGGAATCGCTCAAGCGCATGAAGGACGATGTGCGCGAAGTGCGCGAAGGCTTCGAGTGCGGTATCAAGCTCAAGAACTACAACGACATCAAGGAAGGTGATCAGCTGGAGTTCTTCGAGATCAAGGAGATCGCGCGTACGTTGTAAGGTGCGACGCTTGCGATTGTTCAAATGCCGAAGAGAAAAGCCGCAACCCCCAACCGCGCCTTCAAGGTCGCCGATCAGATCCAGCGCGATCTGACGGAGCTGATCGCGCGCGAGTTGAAGGACCCGCGGGTCGGCATGGTGACGATCCAGGCCGTCGAGGTCACGCCCGACTACGCGCACGCGAAGGTCTTCTTCAGCCTGCTCGTGGGCGATCCGGTGGAGACGACCGAGGCGCTGAACCAGGCGGCGGGCTTCCTGCGCAACGGCCTGTTCAAGCGTCTGCACATCCACACGGTGCCGACGCTTCACTTCCAGTTCGATCGCACGACCGAGCGCGCCGCCGACATGAATGCGCTGATCGCGCAGGCCGTCGCTTCCCGTTCCAAAGACGACTGAAGATGAACGCGCCACGCACACGGGTGCAGCGGCGCCCTGTGCACGGGGTGTTGC
This region includes:
- the infB gene encoding translation initiation factor IF-2, with amino-acid sequence MSSTTVAEFANELKKTPEILLDQLKSAGVPKVAATDALTEADKQRLLGFLKASHGTVEPERKKITLTKKSTSEIKQADATGRARTIQVEVRKKRTFIQRDDGHPAAAEAAAPQVETRAAAAAPAAPGIDEAELARREEEARRQAELIRRQEEELAEKRRLREEAEARERARAEEAERAEQEAKAAAAQKKAAEAAAAAAVTAGGPEAVEEAPAESDRKAAEPAPVQVKEDAKAKAAAESKARAEEEAARARDLDERRRKALAEAEAIRAMLNAPARVLVPKAPEKPAAAQAKAGVKGTLHKPTAPAARTGAPAAAAGAPAPAAPAGAAGAGKEVKSAKLSSSWAGDTAKKKEIKTRGDASGGVGRGNWRGGPRGRRGNDRNGIEERAPAPPVEARVLEVHVPETITVAELAHKMSIKASEVIKQLMKLGQMATINQSLDQDTAMIIVEEMGHNAVVAALDDPEAFTDEDVSAQQAEALPRAPVVTVMGHVDHGKTSLLDYIRRTKVAAGEAGGITQHIGAYHVQTDRGMVSFLDTPGHEAFTAMRARGAQATDIVILVVAADDGVMPQTKEAIKHAKAAKVPIVVAINKIDKPDANLDRVKQELVAEEVVPEEYGGDTPFVPVSAKTGQGVDDLLEQVLLQAEILELKAPVDAAAKGLVIEAQLDKGRGPVATVLVQSGTLKTGDVVLAGSTYGRVRAMIDEDGKPVKTAGPSIPVEIQGLTEVPQAGDEFMVMGDERRAREIATYRAGKFRNTKLAKQQAAKLENMFADMTAGEVKTVPIIIKADVQGSQEALAQSLLKLSNEEVKVQVVYAAVGGISESDINLAIASKAMVIGFNVRADAGARKHAEGNNIEIHYYSIIYDAVDDLKTAMAGMLAPERREEVIGSAEIRTVFVASKIGTVAGCMVTSGSVNRNAHFRLLRDNVVIYTGELESLKRMKDDVREVREGFECGIKLKNYNDIKEGDQLEFFEIKEIARTL
- the rbfA gene encoding 30S ribosome-binding factor RbfA, with the protein product MPKRKAATPNRAFKVADQIQRDLTELIARELKDPRVGMVTIQAVEVTPDYAHAKVFFSLLVGDPVETTEALNQAAGFLRNGLFKRLHIHTVPTLHFQFDRTTERAADMNALIAQAVASRSKDD